Part of the Zea mays cultivar B73 chromosome 4, Zm-B73-REFERENCE-NAM-5.0, whole genome shotgun sequence genome is shown below.
tagcgcaccggactgtccggtgcaccaccggactgtgtccggtacaccaggggacttaacgctgaactcttcaccttcgggaaatccagaggcgctccgctataattcaccggactgtccggtgtacaccggacagtgtccggtgctccaaagaagagcgtctcaggaactcgccagcttcggtaattcgctccgctataattcaccggacatgtccggtgtgcaccggactgtccggtgagccagcggagcaacggctacttcgcgccaacggtcacctgcagaagcattaaatgcgcgccagagcgcgcagaagtcaggcacgcgcgaagtggcacaccggacactctacagtgcatgtccggtgtgccaccggacatccaggcgggcccagcagtcagagctccaacggtcggaacccaacggccgggtgacgtggctggcgcaccggactgtacggtgcaccatgcgacagtcagcctccaccaaacggctagtttggtggttggggttataaatacccccaaccaccccacattcaagtcatccaagttttccaccttccaactacttacaagagctctagcattcaattctagacacacccaagtgatcaaatcctctccaaattccacacaacgccttagtgattagtgagagagatttgcttgtgttcttttgagctcttgcacttggattgctttcttctttgattctttgcttgtgatcaaaactcaattgtaaccaaggcaagagacaccaattgtgtggtggtccttgcggggaagttttgttcccggttgatttgagaagagaaagctcactcggtccgagggaccgtttgagagagggaaggggttgaaaaagacccgacctttgtggcctcctcaacggggagtaggtttgcgagaaccgaacctcggtaaaacaaatccgcgtgtcacactctttattcgcttgcaatttgttttgcatcctctctcgtggactcgattatatttctaacgctaacccggcttgtagttgtgattaactttgtaaatttcagtttcgccctattcacccccctctaggcgactttcagtcataCGCAAGAAAGTGTGGATATTGACAACGAATACCACCATGCTGATCAGCCATGTGAAGACTACATTCCAGATGAGAAGAGGGTGGTGTACAATAGGATGAATCCTTCTATGCAGTCAGGTTGTTTGTTTCCTAACATGAAAGAATTTAGGATTGCTATGCGTCAGTATGCAATAAAACATGAGTTCGAGCTTGGAATTGATGTTACTTCGACAACCAGATACGTTGGATATTGTAAGGGTGGTGATTGCCCGTGGAGGATCTATGCACGCGAAGAGAAGAAAGGATTGCCTACTATCGTGGTAGTTGTACTAGACGATGTGCACACTTGCACATCAAGTGGAAGGAGGAAGAGTACTACGCCAACTAGTGGTTGGGTTGCATTCCACGCTAAACCCCTGCTCATGAAGAAACCACAAATGGGTGCTAAAGAGTTACAACAAACACTACAGAGAAGTCATAACATCACTATTGGGTATGACACAGTTTGGAAGGGGAAAGAGAAGGCGTTGAAAGAGTTGTATGGATCTTGGGAGGAAAGCTTCCAGCTCTTGTTCTCTTGGTGGGAGGCTGTACTTGAGAAGATGCCCGACAGTGTGGTTGAGATTGATGTTATTTTGGAAGATGGGAAGTACTATTTTAGTCTATTCTTTTGTGCCTTGGGTCCATGCATATCAGGGTTCCGAGATGGGTGCAGACCTTACCTTAGTGTAGACTCGACGGCATTGAACGGTAGATGGAACGGGCATCTAGCATCAGCTACTGGTGTAGATGGCCACAATTGGATGTACCCTGCATCTTTTTGCTTTTTCCAATCTGAGACGGTTGACAACTGGATTTGGTTCATGAAACATTTGAAAAAGGTCGTGGGTGATATCACAATTGAAAACGGTAGTGCTCATCAAATGAGACATTAGCTTTATTCTCTTCCCACTTGAGGTCATCAAAAACTATTTCCCATAGCTCTGGATCTTCTGTACTGTAGCCCTCGCAAAGTTCATCGTCATctaaaggatgttcatcatctacAATTGAAGGGTTGTCATAAAGATCCCAACTAGGATTCTTTGTTTCCAAATCTTGTTTACAGACAATTGAAGTATCCTCTAGCTTCTTGCACACATGTTCCAAATGCCCGCAAACCTTTCCTATCTTGCCACCTTCTACTTCTGGGATAGTGGAACACAGTTTATGAACTGAATGCAACAGTGAAGATTGCCTCCTCATTTCTTGAATAACATATCTCAACGAATTCTTTATGTTCACATGATACTTGAAGTCGACATTTTCCTGTGGAACAACCAGATGATAATCACGGCGTACAAAGATTACAGTTTTGCTTAGCTACAAATCGACCTTCATAATACAACCAGATGACTACATGAGTTTGATAATACATACCACATTTGATGAGATCTTCACTGCTTCGACCTTGTTGACGGCAATGGCGGCGAACTCAACCGCATCCTTGGCCTCCTTCTCTGCAATAATGGCCGCACATCTCGCCTCCGCAGCCACGACGGCAGCAGCACGCGCCGCTTCTACAGCATCGGCAACCACTTGGCTTGGAGTATGATCCATCCGCAGAGGAGCAgagaaaggcggctagggtttctcTCTAGATTGGGGAAGCAGCCTGCGTGAGCACCAACCGGCGGCAGCTAGAGTTTCTGTTTGGATTGGGGAAGCAGCTCGCGTCGAGTAGAAACGGCGGGGCCAGGTTATTGACGGCGTGAGCACGGAGTGAGTTTAATGTTGACCACCGAACCAAATCTCTCTCTGTTGTCCATATCAGTCGTTGCCTATTGGCTGCGTCTCCAAAACAGAGAAGCCATCAGCAACGCCTCCAATTTGTCAAAACCGATTCTCTATTGTTTCATAATGGCAATTGTCTCTCGAGCGCGGTCACGAGGAGCAGGTGGAGATCAGAGCGGCAGGCACAGTCACGTGAAGCGGGTAGCTCACGTCTAGGATGGAAGGAGACAACAACCTCATAGATGACTAACAGCGGGGAGCAGGTGGCAAAGTTCGTAGACGGAGACGGTGACTAGCTCGGATGCGATGCGGGAAAAACTAGCTTTCTCAATCTAGATATGGTGAAGGCCATAATGTGCTATAACTGGTGCTCCGCCATTGATATACTATCCATATATGTGAATTAACAAGACTAAAGTCATGTTTGTTTAccctctaaattatataatccgaCTTAAATAAGTTGAGAGCTTATATAACCTataagctggattatataatcttggAGGGAAATAAACATGACCTATAGACTTTAAAAACTTTGCGCGATAAAACAATAATTTGCTGCATCCACGAATGTTTATGTATTAAAAACTTTGCACATCAGAAAATATGATGTGTTCATGACTATCTAGTCGCATCTTGTGTTCACGTTACGAACATTTTCCAAAACATGTGTAGACCTTTATTAAAATGTTTGGGAAATTTCCAAAACTTTCTCGTTGCTTATATTTATGTTTCTATAGCTAAAACTAATTACTGGAATCTTCTAGAGATGTTTTCACGAGTTTTACGTTTTATCTGGTTTTCTAAGCTTAGAGATCATTTTCGCGGTTCAGCTGTTTTAAAAACTTCATCCATTTGGCAGTATTCTCGTTTATTTTCATCCATAAATGGATTATAAACAAAACAAAACACGTGCGTAATATGGACGTTCTGAGTAAGCAATAGTTCAGGTGAGAACACTTTTCTATAATAAAAAAAACACCCCACTAAATGACAGAAATGCCGCCCTGGATCCGTCCAACAAGTCCAGATTCGTTCGAGGAAAGGATACTGGGCCCCCAAAAAAAAACTGTGACGGAAGACGATTGACCTTATCGGGCCTGCCTAGCCAATTTAAGCAAAACAGTGATGCACAATACTGGCGAAATGCATCAAAAGAAACACATCACGTCACCTGAAAGCTGTTCCAGTATAGACTTCGTATAAATCGCCTGCATTATAGTGAAGAGATGTACAGATCTCATACAAATTTACACTCCAGATTGGTTTCATTTTATAGCACAAACATGAAAAATAGCTGTAGTAAGGAATATGGGGTGTGGTTGCTATTTCCTTCATGACAAAGTATTTGAATTCCTAAAGTATTACGGCTGCTGCTATGCTCCTTCAGCCACGAGGTAGTATGTATTATGGAAGCATCGCCAGGTGACTATCACCTGGCAAATGGCAAGCAagaagagctaaacttgatcctgGAGACCGTTTCTCCGTTGTCTGCATCAGGTGATCATTTGATAcatcctcctccactcacacctttTACCTGAACAAAGGTTGTCCATCTCGTCAGATGATGATATATATACTCTGAGACGCCAAACGACTCGGAAGCTAGAAAAGATAGATCAGGCATTGTTTAATCCATACCATATAAAGTCAGTCAGTACATGAGCTACATAGTAGATGCAGCACAATGGTATTTGATAAGCATTTATGTAAATCAAATGTTTCAGAACAAAATCAAACTAGGCAGTCACAGATGACAGGTGCGTTTTTTAGACCACTCCTCAACCTTCAGAAATACAGAAAATTAAGCAGAAGTTTTGCAAAGACTGATTTTTTCAACAGTGAAAAGCCTAGGAGGATACTGAAGGCGCATTTTTAGCCAAATCGAACATACAGATCTTGCCAGAAGTATACACATTTGAAAAACAGCGTGTTTAGTGCAGTTTTACAAAAGAAGCAAACTACTGCTGTTATAAGTTCTGTATTTTGCACTAGCAGGGTACAGCGTTCAGCGATAAATAGCTCATCAGATAGTTACAGCTTCGAGTACTGATACACAAAAACATATTAAACAACATTGCAACAGCCACAGGGATTAGGCGTACTAAAAAAAACCTCGGCCGGGGAGGAAAAGACTGCCCTCccagtattatattaagaagagaccgaaacatagTCCCAGCCGAGAAAACCCCCGGGGTCCCCTGGCCCCATCGCTAACGGGCCGATCAATtgcccactctgcaacggcccagccGGAGGGTGGCACGCAGGATATCAATCCCCGAGAACGGGTGGGGcacaacgaggggatttttttaaacaAGCTCGAAATTTGCCCCCAAGGGGGTCGAACCCGggacctggaggtgctactcggaagccttaaccattataCTAGGATCACTTTCACAGATTAGGCATACTATGTATGCATAGTTCAGTAAGGATTCTAAAATTATTTGACCAACAATGACAAGGGACATATGTTAGGAATTTGGGGCCTAATTAATTGGGTATTCCTCCTAACAAATTTGTCCAGCTGAATTTTCAAAAGTCAATATAATCCTGAACAACATGACAAACACACCGAAAACTGCAGACCATGAACAAACCACGACAGAATGAAATGGGTAACATGTATCCCGATGCATTCCAGTGGCAATGTAGAACTGGAAATATACCTGGGAGAAGCCGCGCCGACAGGGAAACTGGTGAAAACATTGGAGTAAGACTTTGTCAGGTAAGCAAAGTTCGGCACTGGCTGCAATGCAGGCACACGCTCCCCTTTCTTCAGCAGTTCGTCCAAATCCAGTCTTTGCAAGGTAAGCACGGCCCCGGTTTCTCTCCAAACAAATGCAAGTAGCCCATTCTGGAGGACAAACAATGAACCAGGCTTTGAGCTAGGGTATCTGAAGCCATACCCATTGGCAATGCCCTCGCCTGCGAAGCTCCTCTCGACATCAAACTCCCCATCAGTCTGCCACGGaaagggctctgttgatggctcaCTCATCCTCGTTATAAACATTGAAGACCCATTGGGATGGACAACATAGTGTGTTCCCTCCAACACCTTGGTCGCGATCAGCTGAAGCTTCCCCTCACTGTCCTCTTCATATGAGAGTAGCAGAAAGAAGAGAGCCTTCTTGGGCTTGCATCCATCGTCTGGCCGCCCCGGTGGCCACCCGAATGTGCCTCCCCACAGACCGGCGTACTCCCTTCCCGGCATGGGCGCCTGCACCCTGAGCTTGTAGAGCGCGAACCGGTTGTCATGCATGCTCGGCCACGCACGGTAAGTGGACAGCCGCATTCTTGCGCCGCGGAGGCTCAGCCCGACACTCTCCCCGTCGTGTAGGAAGTCAGACAAGGAGAGATGTTTGGCGTCCACATTGTCGGCCCTGGAATTTGCAGACACTGACCGTGTGACCATCTGGCGCAGGCCGTTCCTGAAATACCCCGCCACGGCAGAGAGGCTCCTCCGCAGGGGAATCCTGTGCCCACCGTCGGTCGTGGTCGTCGTTGTCGCCTTCTTCCTGGCTTCCAGAAGGAGGCCCTGGACCTCCGGCGTGCGCACCATGCCCCCCGCGGACTCCCTGTGCAGGCGCAGCATGGCCTCCCGGCGCGCGGCGAGCAGCGGGAGGTCGTCCTCGGAGCACGCGAAGAGCGGGGCGTCGACGAGGTCGGGCGGCAGCGTGACCCGACAGGCGGCGACGAGGGAGTCGAGCAGGCGGCGGCGGTCGCCGAAGGAGAGGCGGGCGAAGCGGTGTGggctggaggaggaggaggaagcgAACGGATCCCTGGCGATGTGCGCCTCGAGAAAGATGACGTTGGCGTGGGGCTGCAGGGAGGCGAGCAGGCCtgggaagaggtgggcgtggtgGTGGCCGTGGAGGAAGAGGAGCGCGGGGCGGCCGTGGGCGTCGGCAAGGAGCTCGAAGACGGGCGCCCAGCGGAGGCGCGGGGAGAGCTCCTGCGGTATGGCGCGGGCGGCGACGACGGAGAGGAAGCCCGGGACAGCAGCGACGAGGTTGCCGAGCTCGGGGTTCTGGTGCGCCCAGAGGCCGAGCAGCGGCGCGGCGGAGTGGAGGAAGCGGCAGACGGCGAGGGAGgagcccgcggcggcggcgcgccacGCGAGCAGGTGCGGCTGCGAGGGCAGCAGGCGGCGGCACTGCGCCAGCCACGCCTTGTCGGCCGAGAGCGCGCGGCGGAGGCGGCGGGACGCGGCGGACAGCGCGAGGAGGTCGCGGGGTCGGAGGTGCGCCGAGATGAGCGCCAGCACGTCCTCCGGGAGGGAGAGGATGAGGTCGGCGCCGTCCCTGGCGACGGCGAGCATCGTGGGGATTTGGGGTGGGTGGGTGGGGAGCTGCTCTGTTCCCTCCCTCagatttcttcttcctcctcgccCACCACGATAATAATTCCTCCTCGGCGTCGTCGTCGTGGTCGGGGAGGTTtataaataaaaaaatattaaTCCGGACGGCATCAGTCTCGTGTCCACTACTATCAGACCGAACGCACACGCACCACTGAAGCTGCTATCAATAACCCCCTAACTTTAGAAATTAGAATTGGACCTGCTGCTTTCCTTCCACTTTTTGGATAATCGTTTATTATAAACCACTTATGCAAGAATAAGAACCGTTTACTCCCAAGTTTGAAAATTTTGCTTTCACAAACTGCCTTGCTAGAATTCAAATGCTTAAATTTTAGTTTTAGAAGGGTTCATCATTCTCACGAAATGACAATGCATTTGCCATTCatcttattatcttattattgtgACGGCAACTAGTTAAATTTTCACTTTTAACTACTGGATAGGAAGGTATCTTAAGGCTTATTTAAGAGCAAGAATATTGGATGGATTGCCGGGGCAAAATTTATCTTGCTATTTAAAATTTAATAGAAGATGATTTTAGACCCTCAAATCATTGGTTTCAAAATTTAATAGTAAGATGATTTTAGTTTCTTCAATTTTCTTCGGTATCGTTGCTCTCAAAAAGCTCAAGTGCTTTTGAGAACTGAGGCATGTATTCTAATGACTAATTTTAAGTCCCTATATTTTATTCGCTAAATTATTAAATATAAAAATTAAAACTCTATTTTAATTTTCGTATTTGATAATTTaggaactaaaatagaataaaatgaagAGTCTAAAATTACTCAGGAAATTAGACCAATGCAAAAGTTTTTTTTCAGGAAAAGGCATCATTTTTTTGGAGAATTGAAAACGGTGGGACAGCACTTTTCCGAGAGAAAATACGGGGCCAGCCCATCTTTAAACGGGCCTCGGTTGGCTTTGGCCTAACCCATTTTCATGAAGCCCAGTAAGGGAAGGGAGAGCCGATTCATTTGCATTTTTCTGAGCAGATGCAGATCGATCCCGAGTTCCGCTGACTGCAGAGGAGAGAGATCTAGAGCGAGGGAGGGAGGGAAATGGGCCACGAGGCTGCGGCGCCGGGGTCGTCGGTGCTCGGCCGCGCGGTGGAGGAGGTGCGCTCGGCCCTCAACGAGCACGCCGACGTGGTTGCCGACCTCTTCGGTCGCGTCTCCTCCGAAGTGCGCACCGGCTTCGCGCCCGCCGTCGACTCCTTCGTTGGCTTCTTCCACGCCGTCGACTGGAAGGTATACGCGCCCGCGCTCCGCCCCCTCCCGTCGTGGTTGATGGAATGAAATCTCTATATTGTTCTTATGCGTGCTTGGATCTAGCTACGCTGCTATGTATGCTTCGTTAGTCGTCAAAAGGTCATTAGATGCCATCACACTGTTGGATTTGACTCCATGGTCTGAAACTTGCTTGCTTGAGGTTAACTGGTTAAGTGACGATGGATCAAATTAGGAAAGGGAATTACGGATCATGCCATTCCTTGTTCTAAAAGTAGCAATGAAGCAATCCATAGCGGAGTACGCCTATTTCCTTTGTTTGGCTTCCTTCTCGTCAAATTGTTATTATGCACCAACACTCATTTTGGGGGACCTCATCCCTCGTTCAACTCTTGGATTATTCAGGCAGCATGTTTGCTATTGATCCTTCAACCTACCTTAGGGGCGATATAAACTTTGTTGCACTGATAACTACGCAAAGATTAGACATTCTCATTGATTGTGGAGGCTATATACTGTTAATGATACTTAACATATGTGTAAAGTAGGTTTCTGTATTCTGATGCCCACTTGCCTGAATCTCAATGCAAATCTACACCAGAGCTAGGAAAATATATCATGTACTCCTGCCTAGAATTTGAACACGAATCCAGGACGGAGCCCTGACCTGCTTCCTAATTTTACATGTATATAACACCAAAGTGTCTGTTTTAGTGGTCATGTCTTGGGGTTGAATCAAGCGTGTCAGGGAGGTGTCAACCATGTATCGGGTGTCAAACATGTTTATTTTTAGTGCATTAATATTCATCATTCCAGCAATACGCATCAGTGTTTCACACAGTGTAGACACCAATGCATCAACCGGCTGACGTGTTACTGTATCATAGGCCACACACCTCAATTCCTAAGATAATGGGGGAGGGGACACAAACAAAAGGTTCATCCTGTGGTGAGCAAGCCATAAAAGACACCAAATATAGTGTGACGCAGTCTATGGTTGGCACCTTGTGAAAAATTCAATACTAGTACCTTCGGCATGGCCATTATTGTTTTGTTAACTAAACTTCTTTGTCTCATCAACTTCACCTATTGCCCTTTGTGTTTACAGGAGCCTTGGCTGATCAGCATACTATCTTTCCATGCCATTCTGCTACTGGTTACCATCATCTCGAGGAGGAATATCAATTTCCAGCTCATCTTGTCAGCTCTAACATGTGGGTTTCATTTcttatcatctccttctcctttTGACGCTAAATAATCCTCATACGGTTATAATTTACAGAATGTGGAAGTCATCTACCACATTTGGTTATCCTTCCCCCTTTCTGGCTGTACTGTACGACATGCCAGCGTGAAACGTCATTTATCACATTTGCACTTGAAGGAATGGTTAGCATGGTTCATTTAACTAATGGAATATGTGTGGAAGACCCGTGTTGGCTGCTTTATTCCATTCACATTTATGCAATATACGTTTAATCTGATCACGTGTATACCTTTATAACCAACTCTGCTTGATGTGGTGCAGTTTCTGGTGTATTCCTTGCTGAGAGATTAAATACGTTCCTGGCGCAAAACTGGAAGAGCTTCTCTACCCAAAACTATTTTGATCCCCAGGGCCTTTTCATTTCGGTCATCTGGTCTGGCCCTCTCCTCCTGATAACGATCCTTATTCTGGTAACCACGTCTCTCTGGTCCCTTTTTGTTTCTGTTCTCCATCAGCTTCACTGCCAGTAACTGATTGTTTTCACGTTCGTAGGTGAACACTCTCGTGACGCTCTGCACGCTAATGGTAAGGTGGAAAAGGGCAGAGCTCAGGCATCGCGCTCGGCAAGCTCGTGACAAGCAGGACTGATCTGAAACCTGCGTCTATGTATCATTCGGTGGCAAGTAGAAAGTCGTGTTCTTGCTACGGTTGGTCTAACCAAGAATCACATCCCTGGAAACGGTGCCCATTTCATTAGGTAGCAGAATATAACGTTAAGATGGTCAGATTTTGCTCTTGTGGACCCTTTTGGTGCCCGGATAGCCATTTACTACGCTGCAATATTATCACGTCACGCGATTTCTTTGGGCGAGGACACTAGGCCTGTGATAATGATGTGTCCATTTGTTCGATGCTGAACCTCTGAACCTCGGAACCGGTTGATAGTTGTTGTTTTCCTAGCTGTGTCGGGTCGGGTGCAGCATGCTCTGATTGTTGATTACCTCAAGAATAATTCGTTGGACTGCTGAATTTTAGCCATCTTTACAGATGTTCCGATCTGAAACTGTCGCTCGAATTTCACTGCATCTGGTGTCGGTGTGCAAGCTATTCCTGATGTTTGTGGGCACTTGAAAATGTTCTCTGGTTGTACTATGGACTGAATGATGCATGGCATCCGTTGTCAGCTTCGTGTGTGAAAGGGGGATGCTTTCTTGTTTTGCCAGAGTTGCAAGAGAGGTACACATTCGCAATCCGTGTGTTTGGTTGCCCGTGTCGCCTGGTGCATGGCCCATGGGATGCAGAAATAAAACAAACTCATTGTTTGGTTGCCTGTTTTCATTTTTGGGCCAGGCCACACGCGTGCAAATACCCACGCTCATCCAGGCCCACGGCATACGAGCAAAATCGTCGTTCGTCGCGAGCCAGGACGCGCTCGCGCAGTCCGAGCTAGGGTTTTCTCTCGCCCTCGAGCTCTCCGCCTCTCCCCCCGTCTCCTCTCGCCCTCGAGCTCTCCGCCTCTCCCCCTCGTCTCCTCTCGCCGTCGAGCTCGCCCCCCGTCTCCTCTCGTCGT
Proteins encoded:
- the LOC103653170 gene encoding F-box protein At5g39450, with product MLAVARDGADLILSLPEDVLALISAHLRPRDLLALSAASRRLRRALSADKAWLAQCRRLLPSQPHLLAWRAAAAGSSLAVCRFLHSAAPLLGLWAHQNPELGNLVAAVPGFLSVVAARAIPQELSPRLRWAPVFELLADAHGRPALLFLHGHHHAHLFPGLLASLQPHANVIFLEAHIARDPFASSSSSSPHRFARLSFGDRRRLLDSLVAACRVTLPPDLVDAPLFACSEDDLPLLAARREAMLRLHRESAGGMVRTPEVQGLLLEARKKATTTTTTDGGHRIPLRRSLSAVAGYFRNGLRQMVTRSVSANSRADNVDAKHLSLSDFLHDGESVGLSLRGARMRLSTYRAWPSMHDNRFALYKLRVQAPMPGREYAGLWGGTFGWPPGRPDDGCKPKKALFFLLLSYEEDSEGKLQLIATKVLEGTHYVVHPNGSSMFITRMSEPSTEPFPWQTDGEFDVERSFAGEGIANGYGFRYPSSKPGSLFVLQNGLLAFVWRETGAVLTLQRLDLDELLKKGERVPALQPVPNFAYLTKSYSNVFTSFPVGAASPR
- the LOC100283849 gene encoding uncharacterized protein LOC100283849 (The RefSeq protein has 1 substitution compared to this genomic sequence), with protein sequence MGHEAAAPGSSVLGRAVEEVRSALNEHADVVADLFGRVSSEVRTGFAPAVDSFVGFFHAVDWKEPWLISILSFHAILLLVTIISRRNINFQLILSALTFSGVFLAERLNTFLAQNWKSFSTQNYFDPQGLFISVIWSGPLLLITILILVNTLVTLCTLMVRWKRAKLRHRARQARDKQD